The proteins below are encoded in one region of Hordeum vulgare subsp. vulgare chromosome 3H, MorexV3_pseudomolecules_assembly, whole genome shotgun sequence:
- the LOC123440586 gene encoding heavy metal-associated isoprenylated plant protein 45, whose amino-acid sequence MAVVELKVGMHCDRCIKSIKKAIKTIDDMESYQLEKETNKVTVTGNITPEEVVKALQKIGKTVTYWGE is encoded by the exons ATGGCT GTGGTGGAGCTGAAGGTCGGGATGCACTGCGACAGGTGCATCAAGTCGATCAAGAAGGCGATCAAGACAATCGATG ACATGGAGAGCTACCAGCTCGAGAAGGAGACGAACAAGGTGACCGTGACGGGGAACATCACTCCGGAGGAAGTGGTGAAGGCTCTGCAGAAGATCGGGAAGACGGTAACTTACTGGGGTGAGTGA